One window from the genome of Syntrophales bacterium encodes:
- the dsrM gene encoding sulfate reduction electron transfer complex DsrMKJOP subunit DsrM — protein sequence MPIFASIVFTAIILLFPVLSVSAGWQGLLGIAVPYAAWAVFILGFVWRVLLWARSPVPFRITVTSGQQKSLPWIKADPAENPAGGPGVVLRMFLETALFRSLFRNTRTELYGGRPVYGRTKALWIFAWIFHASLLVILIRHLRFFSEPVTSLVNAMTALDGMFEIGVPTLYLSDLGLLAAAAYLFLRRIAVPRVRYISLAQDYIPLLLVFCIAGSGMLMRHFDKIDLVAVKELAAGWIGFVPTLPEGLTAVFFVHLFCVSALLVWFPLGKLMHMGGVFLSPTRNLSGDSRKNRHVNPWNGPVKVHSYEEYEEEFRGQMKAVGLPVEKE from the coding sequence ATGCCGATCTTCGCGTCCATTGTCTTCACCGCCATCATTCTCCTTTTTCCCGTTCTGTCAGTAAGCGCGGGATGGCAGGGACTCCTGGGAATCGCCGTCCCCTATGCGGCATGGGCCGTTTTCATCCTCGGTTTCGTCTGGCGCGTCCTTCTGTGGGCAAGGTCGCCCGTCCCGTTCCGCATCACCGTGACCTCGGGCCAGCAGAAGTCCCTCCCCTGGATCAAGGCCGACCCGGCGGAGAATCCCGCCGGCGGGCCGGGCGTGGTCCTGCGGATGTTCCTGGAGACCGCGCTGTTCCGCTCCCTTTTCCGGAACACCCGGACGGAGCTGTACGGCGGACGCCCCGTCTACGGACGAACGAAGGCGCTCTGGATCTTCGCTTGGATCTTCCATGCGTCCCTCCTGGTCATCCTGATCCGGCACCTGCGCTTCTTCTCGGAGCCCGTCACATCACTGGTGAACGCCATGACCGCCCTGGACGGCATGTTCGAGATCGGCGTCCCGACCCTGTACCTGTCGGACCTCGGTCTTCTCGCGGCCGCGGCGTATCTTTTCCTGCGCCGCATCGCCGTTCCCAGGGTCCGCTACATCTCCCTGGCCCAGGACTACATCCCGCTCCTTTTGGTCTTCTGCATCGCCGGGTCGGGCATGCTGATGCGCCATTTCGACAAGATCGACCTGGTTGCGGTCAAGGAGCTGGCCGCGGGGTGGATCGGTTTTGTTCCAACGCTTCCGGAGGGGCTGACGGCGGTGTTTTTCGTTCACCTCTTTTGTGTCTCTGCGCTTCTGGTCTGGTTCCCCCTGGGGAAGCTGATGCACATGGGCGGCGTATTCCTGAGCCCGACCCGGAATCTGTCCGGCGACAGCCGGAAGAACCGCCACGTCAACCCCTGGAACGGGCCCGTGAAGGTCCATTCCTACGAGGAATATGAAGAGGAGTTCCGAGGCCAGATGAAGGCCGTGGGACTGCCCGTGGAGAAGGAGTAG
- a CDS encoding (Fe-S)-binding protein yields the protein MSIAKLPKSADLTRIDYGPPQTAWMDTPVDFRPGTWSYAGAAKNLAALDLPNPRAWQPADADWKLPENWQAVILEGMKERLEKYRSFRLFMDICVRCGACADKCHFYIGTGDPKNMPVLRAELIRSVYRRYFTAAGRVFGRLAGARDLTVDVLKEWFYYFYQCTECRRCAVFCPYGIDQAEITMIGRELLNLVGCNINWVVEPAANCFRTGNHLGIQPGGIKDMMEFLADDIEDRTGVRVEVPLNRKGAEILFVTPSADYFADPGTYTFMGYLMLFHELGLDYTMSTYASEGGNFGLFTSHEMIKRLNAKIYAEARRLGVKWIIGGECGHMWRVIHQYMDTMNGPADFLEMPVSPVTGTRFENARSTKMVHIVEFTADLIRNGKLTLDASRNDHLRVTFHDSCNPARAMGFFEEPRYVINSACRHFHEMREDTIREKTFCCGAGAGLGNDENIEIRMRGGMPRAMAVKEVREKHDVNRLACICAIDRATLTTLMEYWVPDVSVMGVHELVGNALVMTGENERLTDLRGTPIRENGES from the coding sequence GTGTCGATCGCCAAGCTGCCGAAATCCGCGGACCTGACCCGCATCGATTATGGACCGCCCCAGACGGCCTGGATGGACACGCCCGTCGATTTCCGGCCGGGGACGTGGAGCTATGCCGGCGCGGCGAAGAACCTGGCGGCCCTGGACCTGCCGAACCCGAGGGCCTGGCAGCCCGCCGACGCCGACTGGAAGCTGCCGGAGAACTGGCAGGCCGTCATCCTGGAAGGCATGAAAGAGCGCCTGGAGAAGTACCGCTCCTTCCGTCTTTTTATGGACATCTGCGTCCGCTGCGGCGCCTGCGCCGACAAATGCCATTTCTACATCGGCACGGGAGACCCGAAGAACATGCCGGTCCTCCGGGCGGAGCTGATCCGCTCCGTGTACCGCCGCTACTTCACCGCCGCGGGCCGGGTCTTCGGACGGCTGGCGGGAGCGCGGGACCTGACCGTCGACGTCCTCAAGGAGTGGTTCTACTACTTCTACCAGTGCACGGAGTGCCGCCGCTGCGCCGTCTTCTGCCCCTACGGCATCGACCAGGCGGAGATCACCATGATCGGGCGGGAGCTCCTGAACCTGGTGGGATGCAACATCAACTGGGTCGTCGAGCCGGCGGCCAACTGCTTCCGGACGGGGAACCACCTGGGCATCCAGCCCGGCGGCATCAAGGACATGATGGAGTTCCTGGCGGACGACATCGAGGACCGGACGGGTGTCCGCGTGGAGGTCCCGCTGAACCGGAAGGGGGCGGAGATCCTCTTCGTCACGCCTTCGGCGGACTACTTCGCCGACCCCGGCACGTACACCTTCATGGGCTACCTGATGCTCTTCCACGAGCTCGGCCTCGACTACACCATGAGCACCTACGCCTCCGAGGGTGGCAACTTCGGCCTCTTCACGTCCCACGAGATGATCAAGCGCCTCAACGCGAAGATCTACGCCGAGGCCCGGCGGCTCGGGGTCAAGTGGATCATCGGGGGCGAGTGCGGCCACATGTGGCGTGTCATCCACCAGTACATGGACACCATGAACGGCCCGGCCGATTTCCTGGAGATGCCCGTGTCGCCGGTCACCGGCACGCGCTTTGAAAACGCCCGGTCCACGAAGATGGTCCACATCGTGGAGTTCACGGCGGACCTGATCCGGAATGGCAAACTGACGCTGGACGCCTCCCGGAACGACCACCTGCGGGTGACGTTCCACGATTCCTGCAACCCCGCCCGGGCCATGGGGTTCTTCGAGGAGCCGCGATACGTCATCAACAGCGCCTGCCGGCATTTCCACGAGATGCGCGAGGACACGATCCGGGAGAAGACCTTCTGCTGCGGGGCCGGCGCCGGCCTGGGCAACGACGAGAACATCGAGATCAGGATGCGGGGCGGCATGCCGCGGGCCATGGCCGTCAAAGAGGTGAGGGAAAAACACGACGTGAACCGCCTGGCCTGCATCTGTGCCATCGACCGGGCGACCCTCACAACCCTCATGGAATACTGGGTTCCCGACGTCTCGGTCATGGGTGTCCACGAACTGGTGGGCAACGCCCTGGTGATGACGGGAGAGAACGAGCGGCTGACGGACCTCAGGGGAACACCCATCCGGGAGAACGGAGAATCATGA
- a CDS encoding (Fe-S)-binding protein — translation MPESTIKQPSADPTYPFRSESPVAREERKARFLGALKDILELDIYDRPLRMYLDTCARCNNCAEQCPVFKATGDVRDLPAWRSDLLRRVYRRYFTPSGRILGRLVGAKRLTAGDIDAMVEAFYRCTMCRRCGVHCPLAVDNALITRIGRVLLAEIGFVPKNITVSVAAQLGSGGNTSSIPKAAFLDTLDFLEEELADETGIQIPIPRDVEGAEYLFAAPVSDYIMEADTLLGIARVFHAAGASWTVGTEDFDAINYGLFYSDEKLEEILNRLLAEVKRLKCRTLVIGECGHATKAALLFHRVLGKPEYRDIRIESILQVTRRFLAEGRIAFTATEDRGPVTYHDPCNLGRGLGIYEEPRELLRAAGIGIVEMESNRGMSLCCGGGGGLVVAPDLEPWRMSVGGLKKAEQLRATGARVVVAPCANCKKQLRELVKHHKIEMEVAGLHDLVGRALKREEKA, via the coding sequence ATGCCTGAGTCCACGATCAAACAACCGTCCGCAGACCCGACATACCCCTTCCGCAGCGAATCCCCCGTTGCCCGCGAGGAGAGGAAAGCGCGCTTTCTCGGCGCCCTGAAGGACATCCTGGAGCTGGACATCTATGATCGCCCGCTCAGGATGTATCTCGACACCTGCGCCCGGTGCAACAACTGCGCCGAGCAGTGTCCCGTTTTCAAGGCCACGGGCGATGTCCGCGATCTGCCGGCCTGGCGGTCCGACCTCCTGCGGCGGGTCTATCGCCGCTATTTCACGCCTTCGGGGCGCATCCTCGGGCGTCTGGTCGGGGCGAAAAGACTGACCGCCGGCGATATCGACGCCATGGTGGAGGCCTTCTACCGCTGCACCATGTGCCGCCGCTGCGGGGTTCACTGCCCCCTGGCCGTCGACAATGCCCTCATCACAAGGATCGGACGGGTTCTCCTCGCCGAGATCGGTTTCGTTCCGAAGAACATCACCGTGAGTGTCGCGGCCCAGCTCGGCTCCGGGGGGAACACCTCCTCGATCCCGAAGGCGGCCTTCCTCGATACCCTGGATTTCCTGGAAGAGGAACTGGCGGACGAAACGGGCATCCAGATCCCGATTCCCAGGGATGTCGAGGGGGCGGAATACCTCTTTGCCGCGCCGGTGAGCGACTACATCATGGAAGCGGACACCCTGCTGGGGATAGCCCGGGTCTTCCACGCCGCCGGGGCGTCCTGGACGGTCGGCACGGAGGATTTCGACGCCATCAACTACGGGCTCTTCTACAGCGACGAAAAACTGGAGGAGATTCTCAACCGGCTCCTGGCGGAGGTGAAGCGCCTGAAATGCAGGACTCTCGTGATCGGGGAGTGCGGGCATGCCACGAAGGCGGCCCTGCTGTTCCACAGGGTCCTCGGGAAACCGGAGTACCGGGACATCCGGATCGAGAGCATTCTCCAGGTGACGCGCCGCTTCCTCGCGGAAGGCCGGATTGCCTTCACCGCCACGGAAGACCGGGGCCCCGTCACGTACCACGACCCCTGCAACCTCGGCCGCGGCCTTGGGATCTATGAAGAGCCCCGGGAGCTTCTCCGAGCCGCCGGGATCGGGATCGTTGAAATGGAGTCGAATCGCGGGATGAGCCTTTGCTGCGGAGGAGGCGGGGGGCTCGTGGTCGCTCCCGATCTCGAGCCGTGGCGCATGTCCGTCGGGGGCCTCAAGAAGGCGGAGCAGCTTCGGGCGACGGGAGCCCGGGTTGTCGTCGCGCCCTGCGCCAACTGCAAAAAGCAGCTGCGCGAACTGGTCAAGCATCACAAAATCGAAATGGAAGTCGCCGGACTCCACGACCTGGTGGGCCGGGCGCTCAAGAGGGAAGAGAAGGCCTGA
- the nrfD gene encoding polysulfide reductase NrfD, with translation MMDRMAAGRRIGWLWTGILVIIFAAGGFAYLRQLQEGLGITGMNQDISWGLYIAQFTFLVGIAASAVMLILPYYLHDYKLFGRITLLGEFLAVAAVLMSVTFIIVDLGRPDRAFNVILHASPTSILFWDMVVLTGYLLLNLVIGWSVLESERKGVPPPGWVKPLIYLSIPWAVSIHTVTAFIYAGLPGRGFWLTAIMAPRFLASAFASGPALLVLVCLVLRRYTAFDAGREPLQTLGKIIAYALAASIFFVLMEVFTAFYSGIPSLADHFEYMFHGLEGHGPLVPWMWTSAVLAVAALAVLLVPSLRRNEAWLAAACAAVFVSLWIEKGLGLIVTGFVPSPTGEIGTYVPTVPEIAITLGVWAGGLLVLTLLYRLFTAVKAQMEPRALRAAAKGAGEP, from the coding sequence ATGATGGACAGGATGGCGGCAGGCAGGCGCATTGGATGGCTCTGGACGGGCATCCTCGTAATCATCTTCGCGGCCGGAGGATTCGCCTACCTGCGCCAGCTCCAGGAAGGCCTGGGCATCACGGGAATGAACCAGGACATCAGCTGGGGCCTGTACATCGCCCAGTTCACGTTCCTGGTCGGCATCGCCGCCTCGGCCGTCATGCTCATCCTCCCGTACTATCTTCACGACTACAAGCTGTTCGGCAGGATCACCCTCCTGGGCGAATTCCTGGCCGTGGCCGCCGTCCTGATGTCGGTTACCTTCATCATCGTGGACCTGGGCCGGCCGGACCGCGCCTTCAACGTCATCCTGCACGCGTCGCCCACGTCGATCCTCTTCTGGGACATGGTCGTCCTGACGGGATACCTGCTGCTCAACCTCGTCATCGGCTGGTCGGTACTGGAGAGCGAGCGGAAGGGCGTGCCGCCCCCCGGTTGGGTCAAGCCGCTGATTTACCTGTCCATTCCATGGGCCGTCAGCATTCACACCGTCACGGCCTTCATCTACGCCGGCCTGCCGGGGAGGGGCTTCTGGCTGACGGCGATCATGGCTCCGCGCTTCCTCGCCTCCGCCTTTGCCTCCGGGCCGGCGCTGCTGGTTCTCGTCTGCCTCGTTCTGCGGCGGTATACGGCCTTTGATGCAGGCCGGGAGCCCCTGCAGACCCTGGGCAAGATCATCGCCTACGCCCTGGCGGCAAGCATTTTCTTTGTCCTGATGGAGGTGTTCACGGCCTTCTACAGCGGCATCCCGTCGCTGGCGGATCACTTCGAGTACATGTTCCACGGCCTGGAGGGACACGGCCCCCTGGTGCCGTGGATGTGGACCTCCGCCGTCCTGGCCGTGGCCGCCCTGGCCGTCCTTCTGGTCCCCTCCCTGCGGCGGAACGAGGCATGGCTGGCCGCGGCCTGCGCGGCGGTGTTCGTCTCCCTGTGGATCGAGAAGGGGCTGGGCCTGATCGTCACGGGGTTTGTTCCGTCCCCCACCGGGGAGATCGGCACCTATGTCCCCACGGTCCCGGAGATCGCCATCACCCTGGGCGTCTGGGCCGGCGGGCTTCTCGTTCTGACCCTGCTGTACAGGCTGTTCACGGCGGTCAAGGCGCAGATGGAGCCGCGGGCCCTGCGGGCCGCCGCGAAAGGGGCGGGTGAGCCATGA
- a CDS encoding dissimilatory sulfite reductase D family protein, whose translation MAEDLKERVAQAFRDKSKADKKMFYIRDVTKWFPGEDRHAVQNAVKALIDEDVLKYWSSGSTTYIVLAEFYTEG comes from the coding sequence ATGGCGGAAGATCTGAAAGAGCGGGTTGCACAGGCATTCCGGGACAAGTCGAAGGCGGACAAGAAGATGTTCTATATCCGGGATGTCACGAAATGGTTTCCCGGCGAGGACCGGCACGCCGTCCAGAACGCCGTGAAGGCCCTGATCGATGAGGACGTCCTGAAGTACTGGTCGAGCGGATCGACGACCTACATCGTCCTGGCGGAATTCTATACGGAAGGGTGA
- a CDS encoding acetate kinase, with protein sequence MNVLTLNCGSSSIKYKLFDMPGERVLARGQAERLGRADSVVRHEVAGRDPFARKKSLSGHREAVDVLLKHLVGPEGGVLAGIRDIAAVGHRFVHGGEYFRSSVAIDPAVRETLETCRNLAPLHNPHNLTGIDVCAELIPHAPQAAVFDTAFHQTMPEHAFTCALPYRFYEENRIRKYGFHGTSHRYVSSRASELLGKRGEGLRIVTCHLGNGSSLCAVRDGKSMDTTMGFTPLSGVVMGTRCGDIDPALPAHLVETLNIPLAEVMSILNHESGVLGISGLSPDFRDLESAAGGGHARARLALDVYAYSVARGVASLVPAMGGLDALVFTAGIGENSPKMRARIGSFLPWLGVELDAEKNEWGVPESDVSRSGSPVRVLVIPTDEERLIARDTLSVLGLDGKTATGKRQRQFAGAAER encoded by the coding sequence ATGAACGTCCTGACCCTCAACTGCGGCAGCTCCTCCATCAAGTACAAGCTTTTCGACATGCCCGGGGAGCGGGTCCTCGCCCGCGGCCAGGCCGAGCGCCTGGGACGGGCCGATTCGGTCGTCCGCCACGAGGTCGCGGGAAGGGATCCCTTCGCGAGGAAAAAGAGCCTGTCGGGTCACCGCGAAGCGGTCGACGTGCTGCTGAAGCACCTGGTCGGACCGGAAGGCGGCGTTCTGGCGGGCATTCGCGACATCGCCGCCGTGGGGCACCGCTTCGTTCACGGGGGGGAATATTTCCGCTCCTCCGTGGCAATCGATCCCGCGGTCCGGGAGACCCTGGAGACCTGCCGGAACCTGGCTCCCCTCCACAACCCCCACAACCTGACGGGCATCGACGTCTGCGCGGAGCTGATTCCGCATGCCCCGCAGGCAGCCGTCTTCGACACGGCCTTTCACCAGACCATGCCGGAGCACGCCTTCACCTGCGCCCTTCCATACCGGTTCTACGAGGAAAACCGCATCCGGAAGTACGGGTTCCATGGAACGTCCCACCGGTACGTCTCCTCCCGGGCATCGGAGCTCCTCGGGAAGAGAGGGGAAGGGCTCCGGATCGTCACCTGCCATCTTGGGAACGGATCCAGCCTCTGCGCCGTCCGCGACGGGAAATCCATGGATACGACCATGGGGTTCACGCCCCTGTCGGGCGTCGTCATGGGCACACGGTGCGGTGACATCGACCCGGCGCTCCCGGCCCACCTGGTCGAGACCCTGAACATCCCCCTGGCGGAGGTGATGTCGATCCTGAACCACGAAAGCGGCGTCCTGGGCATCTCCGGCCTCTCGCCGGATTTCCGGGACCTGGAGTCGGCCGCCGGCGGGGGGCACGCCCGGGCCCGGCTGGCCCTCGATGTCTACGCCTACAGCGTCGCCCGCGGGGTCGCCTCCCTGGTCCCGGCCATGGGCGGCCTCGACGCCCTTGTCTTTACGGCGGGCATCGGGGAGAATTCCCCGAAGATGCGCGCGCGGATCGGTTCGTTTCTCCCGTGGCTGGGGGTTGAACTGGATGCGGAAAAGAACGAGTGGGGCGTGCCGGAGTCCGACGTGTCCCGGTCCGGTTCCCCGGTCCGGGTTCTTGTCATCCCCACGGACGAGGAACGGCTGATCGCCCGGGACACCCTGTCGGTCCTCGGACTCGACGGGAAAACGGCAACAGGCAAACGGCAGCGGCAGTTCGCAGGCGCCGCTGAAAGATAG
- a CDS encoding TusE/DsrC/DsvC family sulfur relay protein: MPTIELAGKTYEVDEDGFLQELDKWSEEFAQAYASTEDIQGTLTDEHWKLIHYLRNYFQQFGIAPMVRKVCKDNGIDMKKLYELFPTGPAKGACKLAGLSKPTGCV; the protein is encoded by the coding sequence ATGCCGACCATCGAACTGGCGGGCAAAACGTATGAAGTGGACGAGGACGGGTTCCTTCAGGAACTGGACAAGTGGAGCGAGGAATTCGCCCAGGCTTACGCGAGTACGGAGGACATCCAGGGAACGCTGACAGACGAGCACTGGAAGCTCATCCATTACCTCAGGAACTATTTCCAGCAGTTCGGCATCGCCCCCATGGTCCGCAAGGTGTGCAAGGACAACGGGATCGACATGAAGAAGCTCTACGAGCTGTTCCCCACGGGACCGGCGAAGGGGGCGTGTAAGTTGGCCGGGCTCTCCAAGCCTACCGGCTGCGTGTAG
- the cobB gene encoding hydrogenobyrinic acid a,c-diamide synthase (glutamine-hydrolyzing) codes for MKASVPRLVIAALRGGAGKTTLSVGVMAALSKRGIRSVPFKKGPDYIDAAWLSMAAGRPCRNLDSFLMDGETIRRSFFGHAGAGDLAFVEGNRGLYDGMDVRGSHSTAELAKLLEAPVVMIMDCNKVTRTAAAMILGCTVLDPGVDIRGVILNRVSGSRHEDILRRTIEETCRLPVLGAVPRMKDFPFPERHLGLTPPQEHERIVHALDRAAEVAARHIDLDGLLAVAEQAPAASAVAAFRMPRRKKTASGLTVGVFRDSAFQFYYPENLAALAEQGAKIVEISPLRDDTLPDVDLLYIGGGFPETHAEALADNSGFRTSLHEAAEAGLPVYAECGGLMYLGESLAIGGRTYPMAGALPVTFAMTGKPQGHGYTVLQVAEENPFFPVGSTLKGHEFHHSRILSLDETRIRFAYHMKRGTGVDGLHDGLCRKNILAGYTHLHALGTKEWADALLDRAHAFRSAWNGADRYVKPFENVQEMHLIPAQES; via the coding sequence ATGAAAGCATCGGTTCCGCGGCTGGTGATCGCCGCCCTACGGGGAGGCGCCGGAAAGACGACCCTCTCCGTGGGCGTCATGGCCGCCCTCTCAAAGCGGGGGATCCGGTCCGTTCCCTTCAAGAAGGGACCCGACTACATCGACGCGGCATGGCTGTCCATGGCCGCCGGCCGGCCCTGCCGCAACCTGGATTCCTTTCTCATGGACGGGGAGACGATCCGGCGGTCCTTTTTCGGCCATGCCGGGGCAGGGGACCTGGCCTTCGTGGAAGGGAACCGGGGCCTCTACGACGGCATGGACGTCCGGGGAAGCCACAGCACGGCGGAGCTGGCCAAGCTCCTGGAAGCGCCCGTCGTCATGATCATGGACTGCAACAAGGTGACCCGCACGGCGGCGGCAATGATCCTGGGCTGCACCGTCCTCGATCCGGGTGTGGACATCCGGGGCGTCATCCTGAACCGGGTGTCCGGGAGCCGCCATGAAGACATCCTCCGGCGGACCATTGAGGAAACCTGCCGGCTGCCCGTCCTGGGGGCCGTGCCCCGGATGAAGGACTTCCCTTTCCCCGAGAGGCACCTGGGCCTGACGCCGCCCCAGGAGCACGAGCGCATCGTGCACGCCCTGGACAGGGCGGCGGAGGTGGCGGCGCGCCATATCGACCTGGACGGCCTGCTGGCCGTGGCTGAGCAGGCGCCTGCAGCGTCCGCGGTGGCGGCCTTCCGCATGCCGCGGCGGAAGAAGACTGCATCCGGCCTGACCGTCGGCGTCTTCCGGGATTCGGCCTTCCAGTTCTATTACCCCGAGAACTTGGCGGCCCTGGCGGAGCAGGGCGCGAAGATCGTCGAGATCAGCCCGCTCCGGGACGACACCCTGCCGGACGTGGACCTGCTCTACATCGGCGGAGGATTTCCCGAGACGCACGCGGAGGCCCTGGCGGATAACAGCGGCTTCCGGACGTCCCTGCACGAGGCGGCCGAGGCGGGCCTCCCCGTTTACGCGGAGTGCGGCGGACTGATGTACCTGGGGGAGAGCCTGGCGATCGGCGGCCGGACCTATCCCATGGCGGGGGCGCTCCCGGTGACGTTCGCCATGACCGGAAAGCCCCAGGGGCACGGATACACGGTCCTCCAGGTTGCGGAAGAGAATCCCTTCTTTCCGGTGGGAAGCACCCTGAAAGGGCACGAATTCCACCACTCCCGGATCCTGTCGCTCGACGAGACCCGGATCCGCTTCGCGTACCACATGAAGCGCGGAACCGGCGTCGACGGCCTGCACGACGGCCTGTGCCGGAAGAACATCCTGGCGGGCTACACCCACCTGCATGCCCTGGGGACGAAGGAATGGGCGGACGCCCTGCTCGATCGGGCGCATGCGTTCCGGAGCGCCTGGAACGGGGCGGACAGATACGTGAAACCATTTGAAAACGTTCAGGAGATGCATCTCATCCCTGCACAGGAATCATAA
- a CDS encoding 4Fe-4S dicluster domain-containing protein — MIDRERRRLLKIAGTLVLGSMLPVLPCSASSGKGIVPAAGAGRLAMVVDPGKCPPGCRDCIDACHTIHNVPDIAGSGKQIRWIRQVPFRNAFPEQGHPYLDDGRRDVPVLALCNHCENPPCVRVCPTKATFRRSDGIVAMDYHRCIGCRFCIAACPYGSRSMNFRDPRPFLRSVNPDYPTRTRGVVEKCNFCEERLAKGMPPACVEACGKRGGLLFGDIADPSSEVRRLVRDRRTVRRRPELGTEPHVFYIVS; from the coding sequence ATGATCGACAGGGAACGCCGACGGCTCCTGAAAATCGCAGGGACCCTCGTCCTGGGATCCATGCTCCCGGTCCTCCCGTGCTCCGCCTCGTCCGGAAAGGGGATCGTTCCCGCAGCCGGAGCCGGTCGCCTGGCGATGGTCGTCGACCCCGGGAAGTGCCCGCCGGGATGCCGGGACTGCATCGACGCCTGCCACACGATTCACAATGTTCCGGACATCGCCGGATCCGGGAAGCAGATCCGCTGGATCCGCCAGGTGCCGTTCCGGAACGCCTTCCCGGAGCAGGGGCATCCCTACCTGGATGACGGCCGGCGGGACGTCCCCGTCCTTGCCCTCTGCAACCACTGCGAGAATCCACCCTGCGTCCGGGTCTGCCCGACGAAGGCCACGTTCCGGCGGAGCGACGGGATCGTCGCGATGGACTATCACCGCTGCATCGGCTGCCGGTTCTGTATCGCAGCGTGCCCCTACGGATCGCGGAGCATGAACTTCCGGGATCCCCGGCCGTTTCTCCGGTCCGTGAATCCCGATTATCCCACCCGGACCCGGGGCGTCGTGGAGAAGTGCAACTTCTGCGAGGAGCGACTCGCGAAGGGCATGCCGCCGGCCTGCGTCGAGGCCTGTGGGAAGCGGGGCGGACTGCTGTTCGGGGACATCGCGGATCCCTCCTCGGAGGTCCGCCGGCTCGTGAGAGACCGCCGGACGGTCCGCCGCCGGCCCGAACTGGGGACGGAACCGCATGTCTTCTACATCGTGTCGTGA
- the dsrJ gene encoding sulfate reduction electron transfer complex DsrMKJOP subunit DsrJ — protein sequence MKGRRGGLIAIGIGLAVFLALASYPFWQAAGKAMPGPDLDLETPAIRALPARECIAPTDEMKTRHMQILDEWRTEVVRNGRRTFETPDGRRFEMSLTGTCMKCHSNKERFCDRCHDYAAVKPKCWDCHNVPEAAGETAAAPVTGKGTGK from the coding sequence ATGAAGGGACGCCGGGGAGGTCTCATCGCGATCGGCATCGGCCTGGCCGTGTTCCTGGCCCTGGCTTCGTATCCCTTCTGGCAGGCCGCCGGAAAGGCGATGCCCGGCCCGGATCTCGATCTCGAAACACCGGCGATCCGGGCGCTGCCTGCAAGGGAGTGCATCGCGCCGACTGACGAGATGAAGACGCGGCACATGCAGATCCTGGACGAGTGGCGAACGGAGGTGGTCCGCAACGGCCGGCGCACCTTCGAAACCCCCGACGGACGCCGGTTCGAGATGAGCCTGACGGGGACGTGCATGAAGTGCCACTCCAACAAGGAGCGGTTCTGCGACCGCTGCCACGACTATGCGGCCGTCAAGCCGAAGTGCTGGGACTGCCACAACGTGCCGGAAGCGGCGGGCGAGACGGCGGCCGCTCCCGTGACGGGGAAGGGGACGGGGAAATGA